The genomic segment GAAAGAAAAGTGATCTATATATTTCCCCTCAATTTCCCTCCAGCTTttcaccaaaacaaaagaagatagTTCAAAACACTTGGGAGAAAAAGCAGCATCTTCGGGTAAACTTTCTTTGGATTCCTGGGACATAGCTATCATTTTCTTCGTTTCATAATCCCTGtaataaattgctggaaaaggGTAAGCCTCATTAGTACCATCGATTCCACAGTTAACGGCATGATAAAAAAAAGACAAGTTTACTGCAGCAACTATTATGAAAAGAACAGAAGGGATATGATTCAGTGCTGCCAGCTCCGATATCCATGACTGGGGAGCATCATAGATTAGCAAATCGGGTTTCAAAGTGCTCAGGATGTTTTGGAAGTTTGCTTTTCCCATATAAAATGCACGCTCGAGGGTTGATTTGAGATGGAGTGGGAGGTTTCTTGTGGTGTGATGCTGGGGAGGGAGTTCAGGCAGATCTGGCAAATCAAGTTGTACTAGTTCTATTGATGAAATCTCATCAAAGGTTTTACTTTTCTTGATGAAATTCAGGTTGATCTCTGTAGAACAAAAGCATATGTGGAAGTTGTTTTCGGAGAGTCTCTTGGATAGCTCTAAGTAGGGAGAGATGTGGCCATGAGCTAGCCATGGGAACATCAAAACTCTAAATCTAGGAGCACTAGATTCACTCATTGTTCCCTCCATGGATGATTGAATGGTTGGGAATCCTAAGGCTTTGTTGGTTCTTTAGATTGGGATGTATGCCTGTaacataatatttatataacctaatctatcctATTTTAGGGGAGAGGGAGGAGGAGTCTAAAAAGACTGTATAAGGAGCTAACACAAAATGGTGGTTTGGCTTctcttttagattttttttcacTATAGGTAGGGCTTAAACACTTGATCTATAGAGGGACGAGGTTACTAAAGTCATAAATAAGGTGGTCGTTGAGAAG from the Coffea arabica cultivar ET-39 chromosome 11e, Coffea Arabica ET-39 HiFi, whole genome shotgun sequence genome contains:
- the LOC113719313 gene encoding beta-D-glucosyl crocetin beta-1,6-glucosyltransferase-like, with the translated sequence MEGTMSESSAPRFRVLMFPWLAHGHISPYLELSKRLSENNFHICFCSTEINLNFIKKSKTFDEISSIELVQLDLPDLPELPPQHHTTRNLPLHLKSTLERAFYMGKANFQNILSTLKPDLLIYDAPQSWISELAALNHIPSVLFIIVAAVNLSFFYHAVNCGIDGTNEAYPFPAIYYRDYETKKMIAMSQESKESLPEDAAFSPKCFELSSFVLVKSWREIEGKYIDHFSFSCGKKVLALNLLNVQDDDTKEEENNSHIMKFLNGKDESSVIYLSFGSEYYLSKEEREEIAHGLELSNANFIWVLRFPVGDSIALEEALPEGFLERVKERGIVVDGWAPQAKILEHPSTGGFLSHCGWGSVTESMYFGVPLLALPMFYDQFLQARLAEDIGVGIEILRGENGQTNREEVAKAIKMVALENEVGELLREKARELSNQMRGGGEGVLHEAIKKLKDLCSKNK